The genomic stretch AAAAGAAAATTAGATATTTACTCCTATGAGGTTTTATAGCAATTACAGTCTCTCGGGAACTACTTTTTGAACAAGACAAATAATTCAGATTTTATGAttggtcaaaatttaaatttcccCCTCCTAGTACAACCTCTTCCTCTATACTTCCCAACTCACTACCATACTTACTTGGTTGGTGTCTTGCACTTCTCTCATCTCGCATccgacaacaaaaacaacaagatATCTCGATCGCCTCCAAAATCTTCCTCAATATCTCAACAGTCAAACCCTTAATCTTCATCAAAAATGTCCACTTCCGCTACTCGTTCTCAAGACGATACAAATGTCCCCACTAACCCTAATGAGATTCTTGAGGTCACCCCTTTATAGATGGTGACTCCATACGATTTTGTGGTAAAACGGCCCAGGACATCGCATGCACGAAGAACCAAAGAGATGGCAAGGAGACCTAGAAATCCCAATTCAGATCGGATTTCTCAATCGTATGTCCCTCCTTCTAGGGAAGAACTAACTAGAGAAGGCTCAAGGTATAATCACAACGTCATTGCCAAAATTGTTACCCAAATcctgaattaaaataatgttACATCTAGGATCCCTGCTCCTGTAAATTATGTACTTCCTGAGTCAAATGACAATGCTCATGTTTGTGACAATGCTGGAAACTCTGTCCAAGAAAATGATGATAGGAATGCGAATGTTAATGAAGAAATTGATGCTGTCAACAAAAATGATAATGTGAAAAAGGATGTGCATATGGATGAAAAACATAGGCATGATGGTGAGGAAGATACTGTTGGTAAGGACGATGTTATTGCTGATAATGATCACATTAAGGTCCCTGTTGGTAATGTGTACAATGAAGAGGTACCAAGTAATGCTTTTGCTAATAAGTGTGTGAACCGCACTAATAATAGCCACACTAATAATATTCAGATTTTGATGTTGTTGTGAATGTCAATGACATTCATCCTAAAAAGAAGATCTCTACTAGCAAGCTTGCTACTAGTGTACCTGAGGTACCTATTGATAAAATTTCCTTTCACTATCCATCCAGTGTTCTTAGATGGAAATTTATCTATCAGAAAAGACTGGCCTTAGAGAGAGAGCTCGCTCAAAATTCTCTTGAGTATGAAGAGATTATGAATCTTATTCATGAAGCTAGACTGATGAAAACTGTGACTCAATTTTCTAAATGTTATGAAGTCCTTGTGAAGGAATTCATCGTAAACTTACATGAAGACTGTGGCAATAAGAAAACTAAGGAATATTTGAAAGTGTTTGTCAGGGAAAAATGTGTTAATTTCTCTCCCATATGATCaacaaatttctggaaaggtcCAATGAAGCTCAACAAGAGCTGGAAGTATCTGATAATCAAATGTGCAAAGTAATTACGGATGGACAAGTGAAGACATGGCCTATCAAAGGGAAGCTAAATGCGAGCAAACTAAGTGTGAAGTATGCTATACTTCACAGGGTTGGAGCTGCCAACTGGGTGCCAACTCAACACAAGTCTACAATTTCTGCTGTCCTAGGTAAATTTATCTTTGCTATTGGTACTAAGACCAAAGTTGACTATGGAACCTATATTTTTGAACAAACTATAAAGCATGCGGGTAGCTATAGTGTTAAAGGCCCCACTGCCTTCCCCTCCCTTATTTGTGGAATCATCTTGAATCAATTTCCTAATATTCTAAATGACAAAGATTCCATGTGCAGAAGAGAAAGTCCGTTACTCTTTCATCATAAGTTTTTTCAAGGAACACATGTTCCTGATATTGTCACAACATCACCTGGACCATCCAAAGATTTCACAACTACGAGTAAAGCTGCCATGATTGCAATGCTCGAGGAGACATGTAAGGAAATGGAGTCCATGAAACTAGCTCTTGAAAATT from Vicia villosa cultivar HV-30 ecotype Madison, WI linkage group LG4, Vvil1.0, whole genome shotgun sequence encodes the following:
- the LOC131597367 gene encoding uncharacterized protein LOC131597367 → MINKFLERSNEAQQELEVSDNQMCKVITDGQVKTWPIKGKLNASKLSVKYAILHRVGAANWVPTQHKSTISAVLGKFIFAIGTKTKVDYGTYIFEQTIKHAGSYSVKGPTAFPSLICGIILNQFPNILNDKDSMCRRESPLLFHHKFFQGTHVPDIVTTSPGPSKDFTTTSKAAMIAMLEETCKEMESMKLALENLINSLETDDGGESADTDMEEQDKDVGGSDSEIEKEASSGDGTDENVGLSSSI